One genomic window of Coleofasciculus chthonoplastes PCC 7420 includes the following:
- the alaS gene encoding alanine--tRNA ligase, whose protein sequence is MPKSPKSLSGNQIRQKFLDFYDKRQHQVLPSASLVPDDPTVLLTIAGMLPFKPIFLGQRQSDFSRATTSQKCLRTNDIENVGRTARHHTFFEMLGNFSFGDYFKEQAIAWAWELSTNVFELPPERLIVSVFREDDEAFAIWRDKIGIPAHRIQRMGEEDNFWASGPTGPCGPCSEIYYDFHPEKGDKDIDLEDDTRFIEYYNLVFMQYNRDADGNLTPLQNKNIDTGLGLERMAQILQQVPNNYETDLIFPIIKTAAEIAELDYAKSDEKTKVSLKVIGDHIRAVVHLIADGITASNIGRGYILRRLIRRVVRHGRLIGIQGEFTTQVADTAIALAEDTYPNVRERNDAIQAELQREESQFRKTLARGEKLLADILAQKPEQISGRDAFTLYDTHGFPLELTQEIAEEHGLTVDIAGYEAAMKEQQENSQAAHETVDLLAQGSLDEVTSGVAATEFLGYTVPATTAQVMALVAEGESVESAQTGTEVQVVLDQTPFYAESGGQIGDRGYLSGDNLVVRIDDVKKESDFFVHFGRVERGTLNLGDTVTAQIDRACRRRAQANHTATHLLQAALKKIVDPSISQAGSLVAFDRLRFDFNCSRSLTSEELTQIEDQINTWIAEAHGADVAIMPLTDAKAKGAIAMFGEKYADEVRVIDFPGVSMELCGGTHVNNTAEIGVFKIVAETGVASGIRRIEAVAGPAVLDYLNLRDKVVKELSDRFKVKPEEIPDRITNLQNELKASQKELEAVKQELALAKSDQVLSQAESVGEFKVLVANLGDIEPDALKTAAERLQQKLGDSAVVLGSVPTEGKVSLVAAFSAKIYKDKQLQAGKFIGGIAKLCGGGGGGRPNLAQAGGRDASKLPEALDAAKRQLIEQLQ, encoded by the coding sequence ATGCCCAAATCTCCCAAATCCCTCAGCGGGAACCAAATCCGACAAAAGTTCCTAGACTTCTACGACAAACGGCAACACCAGGTTTTGCCGTCGGCTTCCTTAGTCCCGGATGATCCCACTGTGTTACTCACCATCGCCGGGATGTTACCCTTTAAGCCGATATTCCTGGGACAACGCCAGTCGGACTTTTCCCGCGCCACCACGTCGCAAAAATGTCTCCGCACCAATGATATTGAGAATGTGGGACGCACGGCGCGACACCATACTTTCTTTGAAATGCTGGGCAATTTTAGCTTTGGCGACTATTTTAAAGAACAAGCGATCGCGTGGGCATGGGAGTTATCTACGAACGTCTTTGAATTACCCCCAGAACGCCTGATTGTGAGTGTGTTTCGAGAGGATGACGAAGCCTTTGCCATCTGGCGGGATAAAATTGGTATCCCAGCCCATCGTATCCAGCGGATGGGCGAAGAAGATAACTTCTGGGCATCGGGTCCGACGGGTCCTTGTGGTCCCTGTTCAGAAATCTATTACGACTTCCACCCGGAAAAAGGGGACAAGGACATCGATTTAGAAGACGATACCCGGTTTATTGAGTACTATAACCTGGTGTTCATGCAATACAACCGGGATGCAGACGGGAATCTCACCCCCCTGCAAAATAAAAATATTGACACCGGGTTGGGATTAGAGAGGATGGCGCAAATCCTCCAGCAGGTTCCCAATAACTACGAAACGGATCTGATTTTCCCGATTATCAAGACGGCGGCTGAGATTGCTGAACTTGATTATGCCAAGAGTGACGAGAAAACCAAAGTCTCCCTGAAAGTGATTGGGGATCACATTCGCGCTGTAGTTCATCTGATTGCTGATGGAATTACCGCCTCGAATATTGGACGCGGCTATATCCTGCGCCGTTTAATCCGGCGAGTGGTGCGCCATGGGCGATTAATTGGCATTCAAGGGGAGTTTACCACCCAAGTCGCCGACACCGCGATCGCACTGGCTGAAGACACCTATCCGAATGTGCGGGAACGGAACGATGCGATTCAAGCCGAATTGCAACGCGAAGAATCGCAATTCCGCAAAACCCTCGCACGCGGCGAGAAGTTATTGGCAGATATTCTGGCGCAAAAGCCTGAGCAAATTTCCGGGAGGGATGCGTTTACTCTCTATGATACCCATGGTTTCCCCTTAGAATTAACCCAAGAAATTGCCGAAGAACATGGGTTAACGGTGGACATTGCTGGCTATGAAGCGGCGATGAAAGAACAGCAAGAAAACTCTCAAGCCGCCCACGAAACCGTTGACTTATTGGCACAAGGCAGTCTGGATGAAGTGACATCTGGAGTGGCGGCGACCGAATTTTTAGGATATACCGTACCTGCCACTACCGCCCAAGTGATGGCGCTAGTTGCAGAGGGCGAGTCGGTTGAATCAGCCCAGACGGGTACTGAGGTGCAAGTTGTTCTCGACCAAACCCCATTCTATGCCGAATCGGGGGGACAAATTGGCGATCGCGGTTATTTATCGGGCGATAATTTAGTAGTACGGATTGATGATGTCAAAAAAGAATCCGACTTCTTTGTCCATTTTGGTCGCGTGGAACGGGGAACCCTAAACTTAGGGGATACTGTTACCGCCCAAATTGACCGCGCCTGTCGCCGTCGCGCCCAAGCTAATCATACAGCGACTCATTTATTACAAGCGGCGCTGAAAAAGATTGTTGATCCGTCGATTTCCCAAGCGGGTTCTTTAGTGGCATTTGATCGGCTGCGGTTTGACTTCAATTGTTCCCGTTCCCTGACTTCAGAGGAATTAACCCAAATTGAGGATCAAATTAATACCTGGATAGCCGAAGCCCACGGCGCAGATGTGGCGATTATGCCCCTAACCGACGCCAAGGCAAAAGGTGCGATCGCCATGTTTGGGGAAAAGTATGCCGATGAGGTACGAGTGATTGATTTCCCCGGTGTTTCAATGGAACTCTGTGGCGGAACTCATGTGAATAACACCGCTGAAATTGGTGTGTTTAAAATTGTCGCTGAAACGGGCGTCGCGTCTGGGATTCGGCGCATTGAAGCCGTAGCGGGTCCTGCGGTATTGGATTATTTGAACCTGCGGGATAAAGTGGTCAAAGAATTAAGCGATCGCTTTAAAGTCAAACCTGAAGAAATCCCCGATCGAATTACCAATCTCCAGAACGAACTCAAAGCCTCTCAGAAAGAATTAGAAGCTGTAAAACAAGAATTGGCATTAGCCAAATCGGATCAGGTATTGAGTCAAGCGGAATCCGTGGGTGAGTTCAAGGTTTTAGTGGCAAATCTGGGAGACATTGAACCCGACGCCCTGAAAACCGCAGCGGAACGACTCCAGCAAAAACTGGGAGACAGTGCGGTTGTTTTAGGTTCGGTTCCCACAGAAGGAAAAGTTAGTTTAGTGGCGGCGTTTAGTGCCAAAATCTACAAAGACAAGCAACTACAAGCCGGTAAATTTATCGGTGGAATTGCCAAACTTTGCGGCGGTGGCGGTGGGGGACGCCCCAACTTAGCCCAAGCTGGGGGACGAGACGCCAGTAAGTTACCGGAAGCTTTGGATGCGGCAAAACGCCAGTTAATTGAACAGTTGCAGTAA
- a CDS encoding helix-turn-helix domain-containing protein, with the protein MVKRFLGLNQVVASNLRKLRQEIGISQEELAGKCGLHRTYVGAIERSERNITLQTLEKLAVSLGVSPLDLLKENSDV; encoded by the coding sequence ATGGTTAAACGATTCTTGGGACTTAACCAAGTTGTTGCATCTAATTTGAGAAAGTTAAGACAAGAGATTGGTATCTCTCAAGAAGAATTAGCAGGAAAGTGTGGTTTGCATAGAACCTATGTCGGTGCTATTGAGCGTAGCGAACGCAACATTACTCTACAAACTTTAGAAAAGCTAGCTGTTAGTTTAGGGGTTTCACCTCTTGATTTATTGAAAGAAAACTCTGATGTTTAA
- a CDS encoding BglI family type II restriction endonuclease: protein MFNQFRQFQYNSYRTARNYFIQNYNQLINLEKYVLEEVFNSVHQNLAEIIANYNEASYLYPFWQNYPPEERGRQPIGDQYPWLEVAEHTIGDKLPRLLECNFEISDVGLPTGSDLRLVISNYRISQITNDVTNSCWLFLEIKSVGPRDDQDHAVMSHNQISGSGRWEVFSDGISNDIITATGKRANHPFYCSLPPIYILSDGLIVPVVIIIVKPVYRMLSLEGNDDGGQPLSRISFASVPNGLLLHEQPHYLMNFPDLFFPGKDEMKKDPRKRRCRVSFEILSRIDSWRFREIDC, encoded by the coding sequence ATGTTTAACCAGTTTAGGCAATTTCAATACAATAGTTATAGGACAGCAAGAAATTACTTCATCCAAAACTATAATCAGTTAATTAACCTTGAAAAATATGTTCTTGAGGAAGTTTTTAACTCTGTTCATCAAAATCTTGCTGAAATAATTGCCAACTACAATGAAGCTAGCTATCTTTATCCCTTTTGGCAGAATTATCCACCTGAAGAAAGAGGACGACAACCTATAGGTGATCAATATCCCTGGCTTGAGGTTGCAGAACATACCATTGGAGACAAATTGCCTCGACTTTTGGAATGTAATTTTGAAATTTCTGATGTAGGATTACCCACGGGATCTGATCTAAGGTTAGTCATATCAAACTATAGAATTTCTCAAATCACAAATGACGTGACAAATTCGTGCTGGCTATTTCTTGAGATTAAGTCAGTGGGACCTAGAGATGATCAAGATCATGCTGTCATGTCACATAACCAAATTTCTGGAAGCGGGCGATGGGAGGTGTTTTCTGATGGCATTAGCAATGATATCATTACGGCTACTGGCAAACGCGCTAACCATCCGTTTTACTGTAGTCTTCCGCCAATTTATATTTTGAGTGATGGTTTAATTGTTCCCGTTGTCATCATCATCGTCAAGCCTGTTTACAGGATGCTATCTCTGGAAGGAAATGATGATGGAGGACAGCCCTTGAGTCGAATAAGTTTTGCATCTGTTCCTAATGGTCTTTTGCTACACGAACAACCGCATTATTTAATGAATTTTCCTGACTTATTTTTTCCGGGTAAAGATGAAATGAAGAAAGATCCCCGTAAAAGGCGTTGTCGAGTAAGCTTTGA